The proteins below come from a single Pseudanabaena sp. BC1403 genomic window:
- the rpsN gene encoding 30S ribosomal protein S14: MAKKSMIEREKKRTKLAEKYAAKLEALKEKFASPELTQQQKVAVHREIQQIPRNANPTRHRNRCWATGRPRGYYKDFGLCRNVLREMAHQGLLPGVVKSSW; encoded by the coding sequence ATGGCTAAGAAAAGCATGATCGAGCGCGAGAAAAAGCGCACCAAATTAGCTGAAAAGTATGCAGCTAAACTCGAAGCACTTAAAGAAAAGTTTGCCAGTCCTGAACTGACACAACAACAAAAAGTTGCTGTCCACCGTGAAATCCAACAAATTCCTCGTAATGCCAACCCTACTCGCCACCGCAATCGCTGCTGGGCAACTGGTAGACCCCGTGGCTATTACAAAGATTTCGGCTTATGCCGTAACGTTTTGCGTGAGATGGCTCACCAAGGCTTATTGCCAGGCGTAGTTAAATCTAGCTGGTAA
- a CDS encoding HNH endonuclease: MPSERIPTAIRRFVAIRANNYCEYCRCPENIGTQSFTVEHIKPRQAGGETILENLAWSCFGCNSHKHTKTMAIDPQSGMQVSLFHPRQQVWAEHFGWNEDLTLMIGKTSVGRATIEALILNRQSVVNLRRVLVFANLHPPN; encoded by the coding sequence ATGCCGTCTGAAAGAATTCCAACGGCGATACGGCGATTTGTCGCAATCCGAGCAAATAACTATTGTGAATATTGTCGATGCCCTGAAAATATTGGCACACAGAGTTTTACGGTTGAACATATTAAGCCACGACAGGCTGGTGGCGAAACTATTTTAGAAAATCTTGCTTGGAGTTGTTTTGGTTGTAATAGTCACAAGCATACGAAAACTATGGCAATCGATCCTCAGTCTGGAATGCAAGTCAGTTTATTTCATCCTCGTCAGCAAGTTTGGGCAGAGCATTTTGGCTGGAATGAGGACTTAACGTTGATGATTGGCAAGACTTCTGTCGGACGTGCAACGATAGAGGCTTTAATTCTAAACAGACAAAGCGTTGTCAATCTGAGACGTGTTTTAGTTTTTGCGAA
- a CDS encoding McrC family protein translates to MKLALFEYELSCGFDWTDQEQEAIAYLGTVIGDCPLETVINNGKRELKARQYVGVFRLGDRTVQVLPKMYRSTDPEVQNQEAVQNLLYMLEYTNQLNVKQYSLASLLQQDLDWFEILTRLFAISLLEEWQRGAFRNYQSVSDTLPVLKGKWNLTEQFRRPERKHLFSVTFDEFTADNQLNRALRYVVERLYQLTRNFHNRQMLHELQQWMEEVTLLPKVNVEDLQLIPITRLNQRFEPLLNLARLFLENESLQLSSGNFQTFAFALDMNKLFEEFVISFIDRHRHEILPTELQDCELLSQSMGAVRYLAKTSNQHPVFQLKPDLVIRQKVKFPLIIDTKYKRLKEGDRKLGVSQADFYQMYAYAQRYDCSHVLLIYPQVVGMSELEAEFAIDGGKITAATIDLCGDLSKQEERDKLVERLKRLFADSQGV, encoded by the coding sequence GTGAAATTAGCATTGTTTGAGTATGAGTTAAGCTGTGGCTTTGATTGGACTGATCAAGAGCAAGAGGCGATCGCCTATTTGGGGACAGTGATCGGAGATTGCCCACTGGAAACTGTGATCAACAATGGCAAACGGGAGCTAAAGGCGAGGCAATATGTGGGAGTATTTCGTTTAGGCGATCGCACAGTACAAGTTCTGCCAAAAATGTATCGATCAACCGATCCTGAAGTCCAGAATCAGGAAGCGGTGCAAAATTTGCTGTATATGCTGGAATATACCAACCAGTTAAATGTCAAGCAATATTCATTGGCTTCTTTATTACAGCAGGATCTAGATTGGTTTGAGATTTTGACTAGATTATTCGCGATTAGTCTCTTGGAGGAGTGGCAAAGAGGCGCATTTCGGAATTATCAATCAGTGAGCGATACTTTGCCTGTGTTAAAGGGAAAATGGAACTTAACCGAACAGTTTCGTCGTCCTGAACGCAAGCATTTATTCTCGGTCACATTTGATGAATTTACGGCAGACAATCAACTCAATCGGGCTTTGCGCTATGTGGTAGAGCGGCTGTATCAGTTAACTCGCAATTTCCATAATCGGCAAATGTTGCATGAGTTGCAGCAATGGATGGAAGAGGTGACTTTGTTGCCAAAGGTGAATGTTGAAGATTTGCAATTAATTCCAATTACGCGCTTAAATCAACGCTTTGAGCCGCTTTTAAATCTGGCGCGTTTATTTCTAGAAAATGAGAGCTTGCAATTATCCAGTGGCAATTTCCAGACTTTTGCCTTTGCTTTGGATATGAATAAGCTGTTTGAGGAGTTTGTGATCAGCTTTATCGATCGCCATCGCCATGAAATTTTGCCCACAGAGTTACAGGATTGTGAATTGCTGTCACAGTCAATGGGCGCAGTGCGCTATTTGGCTAAGACAAGTAATCAACATCCAGTATTTCAACTGAAGCCCGATTTGGTGATTCGTCAAAAGGTCAAATTCCCTTTGATTATCGATACGAAATATAAGCGGCTGAAGGAAGGCGATCGCAAGTTGGGTGTTTCACAGGCAGATTTTTATCAAATGTATGCATATGCTCAACGCTACGATTGTTCGCATGTGTTGCTGATTTATCCGCAAGTTGTGGGGATGTCGGAACTGGAAGCTGAGTTTGCGATCGATGGTGGAAAGATTACGGCAGCAACGATTGATCTTTGTGGTGATTTGAGCAAGCAGGAGGAGCGTGATAAGCTAGTAGAAAGATTGAAACGGCTTTTTGCTGATAGTCAAGGAGTATGA
- a CDS encoding type II toxin-antitoxin system HicB family antitoxin: protein MQYTILIQWSDEDNCFVVFLPEFTNVMQPCTHGNTYLEAVQNAQEVIELLVETAIEKGESLPKRQKFQAIPVLQAA from the coding sequence ATACAATACACAATTCTCATTCAATGGTCTGATGAAGATAATTGCTTTGTTGTCTTTTTACCCGAATTTACGAATGTGATGCAACCTTGTACCCATGGGAATACTTACCTAGAAGCAGTTCAAAATGCTCAAGAAGTGATTGAACTGCTAGTAGAAACTGCCATAGAAAAAGGCGAATCATTGCCCAAACGCCAAAAGTTTCAAGCAATTCCAGTTTTACAAGCTGCATAA
- a CDS encoding diflavin flavoprotein, whose amino-acid sequence MTNTKPRDVQAIYIADETFALRSRSWNRLRFEIEYALEKGTTANSFLIQGNLLALIDPPGETFTEIYLNELRKRINIGDISYVILGHVNQNRIETLKALLAINSRITFICTNPGAIALRQSLEETFGKNLKIQVVRGEETLDLGKGHILKFIPTSTPRHPDELCTYDSKTQILYTDKFFGAHICGDQVFDEGWSHLLGDRRYYFDSTMANQVRQVEAALDKLTDLPAVFYAPGHGPMLRYGLHELVNLYRQWSEAQKQQNISVALLFASAYGNTTTIANALARGITKAGVAVELINCETAEPEEIKIAIEKSSGFLIGSPTLGGHLPTQVQTALGIVLSTATKSYQAGVFGSYGWSGEAVDIISGKLKDAGYTLAFEPIRIKFTPTEATLQVCEETGTDFAQALKKAKKVRTTLNPGSTVEQAVGRIVGSLCVLTVKHGEISTAMLASWVSQASFNPPGLTIAVAKDRAIETYLFEGDRFVLNILEQGKQLRKHFMKKFAPGEDRFTDVQIEETEGGLILPDGLAYLQCCVAQRMECGDHWIVYAIVENGKLLQSNGLTAIHHRKTASNY is encoded by the coding sequence GTGACTAACACTAAGCCCCGTGATGTACAAGCAATTTATATTGCTGACGAAACCTTTGCTCTGCGATCGCGTAGTTGGAATCGCTTGCGATTTGAAATTGAATATGCTCTCGAAAAAGGGACAACTGCCAACTCCTTCTTAATTCAAGGCAACTTGCTAGCGCTGATTGATCCTCCTGGAGAGACGTTTACAGAGATTTATCTAAACGAACTGCGCAAGCGCATTAACATTGGCGATATCAGCTATGTGATTCTTGGTCATGTTAACCAGAACCGCATTGAGACATTAAAGGCTTTGCTCGCAATTAATAGTCGCATCACCTTTATTTGTACTAATCCGGGGGCGATCGCTTTACGTCAAAGCCTAGAGGAAACCTTCGGGAAAAATCTCAAAATTCAAGTTGTACGGGGTGAGGAAACCCTCGATCTTGGTAAAGGTCACATTCTCAAATTTATTCCCACTTCTACACCGCGTCATCCTGACGAGCTTTGCACATACGACTCGAAAACACAGATTTTATATACAGATAAATTTTTTGGGGCACATATCTGTGGAGATCAGGTCTTTGACGAGGGTTGGAGTCATCTATTAGGCGATCGCCGTTATTATTTCGATAGCACGATGGCAAACCAAGTCCGCCAAGTTGAGGCAGCCCTCGATAAGCTAACCGATCTGCCTGCGGTGTTTTATGCTCCTGGACATGGGCCAATGTTGCGCTATGGGTTGCATGAGTTGGTCAATCTCTATCGTCAATGGAGTGAAGCGCAGAAACAGCAAAATATTTCTGTAGCATTGCTGTTTGCTTCGGCCTATGGCAATACGACGACGATCGCTAATGCTTTGGCACGAGGCATCACCAAGGCAGGAGTTGCTGTCGAGTTAATTAATTGTGAAACTGCCGAACCTGAAGAGATCAAAATTGCGATCGAAAAATCGTCTGGTTTCTTAATTGGTTCGCCAACCTTGGGTGGACATTTACCAACACAGGTGCAAACGGCTTTGGGCATAGTTTTGTCTACAGCGACTAAGAGCTATCAAGCAGGTGTATTTGGCTCCTATGGATGGAGTGGCGAAGCTGTAGATATTATTTCTGGAAAGCTAAAGGATGCTGGCTATACTCTTGCCTTTGAGCCGATTCGGATTAAGTTCACGCCTACCGAAGCAACTTTACAAGTTTGTGAAGAGACAGGAACTGATTTTGCTCAAGCGCTGAAGAAAGCCAAAAAAGTTCGGACAACTCTCAATCCCGGAAGTACTGTGGAGCAAGCTGTAGGGCGAATTGTTGGTTCTCTATGTGTACTAACAGTCAAACATGGTGAAATCTCAACGGCGATGCTTGCATCTTGGGTATCGCAAGCTTCGTTTAATCCTCCAGGCTTAACGATCGCAGTTGCCAAGGATCGTGCGATCGAGACTTATTTATTTGAAGGCGATCGCTTTGTTTTGAATATTCTTGAACAAGGCAAACAACTTCGCAAACACTTTATGAAAAAATTTGCACCTGGGGAAGATCGTTTTACAGATGTACAAATTGAAGAAACAGAAGGTGGTCTAATTTTGCCAGATGGATTGGCATATTTGCAATGTTGTGTTGCACAACGGATGGAATGTGGCGATCACTGGATTGTCTATGCGATCGTGGAGAATGGCAAGCTATTGCAATCTAATGGCTTAACGGCAATTCACCACCGCAAAACGGCTAGTAATTATTAA
- the ppsA gene encoding phosphoenolpyruvate synthase: MTSSTFASELSRTVSKEQALILWFEEVGIADIPFVGGKNASLGEMIRQLQPKGVNVPNGFATTAYAFRYFIEKAGLETKLRELFADLDIEDMNNLRDRGRMARALVLSTPFPEDLQIAIAMSYQKLCDCELSCGKEADVAVRSSATAEDLPDASFAGQQETYLNVYGANEVVDACHRCFASLFTDRAISYRTINGFDHFDIALSVGVQKMVRSDLASSGVMFSIDTETGFKNAALITAAYGLGENVVQGAVNPDEYFVFKPTLKQGFRPILEKRLGTKEIKMVYDIGGGKLTKNIPVPVSERVKFAITDDEILKLAEWACIIEDHYSEVRGKLSPMDIEWAKDGRTGELFIVQARPETVQSQKVGNILKNYKLNGSSDVLITGRAVGEMIGQGKANVILEVHHIEDFQAGQVLVTNKTDPDWEPIMKKASAIVTNQGGRTCHAAIIAREMGIPAIVGCGNATGVIKTGQEVTISCAGGEEGKVYEGLVPFEVVETSLDNLPKLSTKILMNVGNPEEAFGLSSIPCDGVGLARMEFIIANHIKAHPLALMNFDTLEDKAAKWEISQLTARYENKSDFFVDKLAHGVGTIAAAFYPKPVVVRMSDFKSNEYANLLGGRAFEPVEENPMIGWRGASRYYDPKYREAYGLECQALKRVRDDMGLTNVIPMIPFCRTPEEGRKVLAEMAKHGLKRGENGLEVYVMCEIPSNVILADEFSQVFDGFSIGSNDLTQLTLGLDRDSSLVAHIFDERNEAVKSMIRTIIQRAKANGRKIGICGQAPSDYPEFAKFLVEQGIDSISLNPDSVLKTMLAIA; the protein is encoded by the coding sequence ATGACTAGCTCAACTTTTGCCTCAGAACTATCGAGAACTGTTTCTAAAGAACAAGCATTAATACTTTGGTTTGAAGAAGTGGGAATTGCTGACATTCCCTTTGTGGGTGGGAAAAATGCTTCGCTGGGGGAAATGATTCGCCAGCTTCAACCCAAGGGAGTGAATGTTCCTAATGGATTTGCCACCACTGCCTATGCTTTCCGTTATTTCATTGAGAAGGCTGGCTTGGAAACAAAATTGCGCGAACTCTTTGCCGATCTTGATATTGAGGATATGAATAACCTGCGCGATCGCGGTCGTATGGCTCGTGCTTTGGTTCTCAGTACGCCATTTCCTGAGGATTTGCAAATAGCGATCGCTATGTCCTACCAAAAACTATGCGACTGCGAATTGTCCTGTGGTAAAGAAGCCGATGTTGCCGTGCGTTCTAGCGCCACAGCCGAAGATTTGCCCGATGCCAGTTTCGCTGGACAACAGGAAACCTATCTCAATGTCTATGGCGCTAACGAAGTCGTGGATGCTTGCCATCGCTGCTTTGCCTCACTATTCACCGATCGCGCGATTTCCTATCGCACCATCAATGGCTTTGACCATTTCGATATCGCTCTCTCCGTCGGTGTGCAAAAAATGGTGCGTTCTGATCTCGCCTCCTCTGGCGTAATGTTCTCCATTGACACCGAAACAGGCTTTAAAAATGCAGCACTGATTACTGCCGCCTATGGTTTAGGTGAAAACGTGGTGCAGGGTGCTGTCAATCCCGATGAGTATTTTGTATTCAAACCCACACTCAAACAAGGCTTCCGTCCGATTCTCGAAAAACGCCTTGGCACAAAGGAAATCAAGATGGTCTATGACATTGGCGGCGGTAAGCTGACCAAAAATATTCCTGTTCCAGTTTCCGAGCGCGTCAAGTTTGCAATTACCGACGATGAGATTCTCAAACTCGCAGAATGGGCTTGTATCATCGAAGATCACTATTCGGAAGTACGTGGCAAGCTTTCACCAATGGATATTGAATGGGCAAAAGATGGCAGAACTGGCGAATTATTCATCGTCCAAGCTCGTCCTGAAACAGTGCAATCACAGAAGGTTGGCAACATTCTCAAGAATTACAAACTGAATGGTTCCAGTGATGTCCTGATTACAGGTCGTGCTGTCGGTGAGATGATTGGTCAAGGCAAGGCGAATGTGATTCTAGAAGTGCATCACATTGAAGATTTCCAAGCGGGGCAAGTGCTAGTCACTAACAAGACCGACCCTGACTGGGAACCAATCATGAAAAAGGCTAGTGCGATCGTCACCAACCAAGGTGGACGTACCTGCCATGCGGCGATTATTGCGCGAGAAATGGGTATTCCTGCGATCGTTGGTTGTGGCAATGCTACAGGCGTGATCAAGACAGGGCAAGAAGTGACGATTTCCTGCGCTGGAGGCGAAGAAGGCAAGGTTTACGAAGGTCTAGTTCCCTTTGAAGTTGTCGAGACTTCTCTTGATAATTTGCCCAAGCTTTCCACCAAGATTTTGATGAATGTTGGCAATCCTGAAGAAGCTTTTGGCTTGTCTTCGATTCCCTGCGATGGCGTGGGCTTGGCGAGAATGGAATTTATCATCGCCAATCACATCAAGGCGCATCCCCTTGCATTGATGAACTTTGACACCCTTGAAGACAAGGCTGCGAAATGGGAAATTTCGCAATTGACAGCAAGGTATGAAAACAAGTCAGATTTCTTTGTCGATAAACTTGCCCACGGTGTTGGCACGATCGCAGCCGCATTTTATCCCAAACCTGTCGTAGTGAGGATGTCTGACTTCAAGAGCAATGAATATGCCAATCTGCTCGGCGGTCGAGCCTTTGAACCTGTAGAAGAAAATCCGATGATCGGCTGGCGTGGTGCATCGCGCTACTACGATCCGAAATATCGCGAAGCCTATGGCTTGGAATGCCAAGCCCTGAAGCGTGTCCGTGATGATATGGGCTTGACCAATGTGATTCCGATGATTCCTTTCTGTCGCACGCCTGAGGAAGGTCGCAAGGTGCTTGCCGAGATGGCAAAGCATGGCTTGAAGCGTGGCGAGAATGGGCTCGAAGTCTATGTGATGTGCGAAATCCCCAGTAATGTCATCTTGGCGGATGAGTTCTCGCAGGTATTCGATGGCTTCTCGATTGGCTCTAATGATCTCACGCAGTTGACGCTCGGCTTAGATCGTGACTCGTCTCTAGTCGCGCATATCTTCGACGAGCGCAACGAAGCTGTGAAATCAATGATTCGCACGATCATTCAACGAGCCAAGGCAAACGGTCGCAAGATCGGCATCTGTGGTCAAGCGCCCAGTGATTATCCTGAATTTGCGAAGTTCCTTGTCGAGCAAGGCATTGACTCAATCAGTCTTAATCCTGATTCTGTACTGAAAACGATGCTAGCGATCGCATAA